Below is a window of Prosthecochloris sp. GSB1 DNA.
TTCTGCGACATCCATGTTGCGGATGTGATCTATGAGGACCACGCTCGAATAAAGGTGGTCGAACGGGATGTCGAAAAAGCCCTGAATCTGCGCCGCATGAAGATCCATGGTGAGGATGCGGTGCGCGCCGGCCTTTGTCAGCAGGTTCGCCACGAGCTTTGCGGTGATCGCCACCCTCGGGCGATCCTTCCGGTCCTGCCTGGCGTATCCGTAGTAGGGTATGACGGCGGTAATTCTCGCGGCCGATGATCGCCTTGCGGCATCGATCATGATGAGCAGCTCCATCAGATTGTCCGCGGGAGGGTTGGTCGACTGGATGATGAACATGTCCGAACCCCTGATGGACTCGAAGTAGTTGACCGAGATTTCGCCGTCTGAAAAGTTCTCCACCTTTGCGTTGCAAAGAGAGGTGCCCAGATAGTCGGCGATTTTTTCGGCCAGGGCCGTGTTGCTGCGTCCCGCGAAAATTTTAATCGGTTTTGCCATGGCTCCCTGCTTTTTCAAGTGAAACGAATTATATTACGGCTGTAAAGCCGGGCCTGAAGATTTTCTGCCGCAAACCTGCAAAAAAATTGCGATTTCCAATATAATAAATTAATGCAAAAAGCTGAAAGGCAATAATAGCATATAATGAGAGTACACGATATACAGGCGTACCTCGACAGGTTTTTCGATCGCGTCGAGCTTGTCGGCGACGGCGAGACCGAGATCGGCGGGCCTGCAAGAATCGAGAGTGCCACTGAAGGGCAGGTGAGTTTTGTGGCCAATGAAAAGTACATCAGGTTTATCGGGTCGACCGGCGCATCGCTCTTGATCGTCGGCGAAACGGCACCGGTAGGGAAATATAGCGACCGGCTAACATTCCTGAAAGTAAAAGATCCCTATACGGCGTTCGTTTTCGTGTTGCAGCTCTTTTCCTCTCACAGGGTCGTCGCCCCTCCGGGCATCGCTCCGACCGCCGTTATCGGAAAGAACGTCACTCTGGGCGGGAATCTCGCCATCGGCGAATACGCGGTGATCGGCGACAACTGCGTGATTGGCGACAATACGGTTGTCGGCGCGCATACCGTTCTGATGGACGGCGTCGTTACGGGATGTGAATGCGTGCTTTTTCCCGGAGTCGTCTGTTATGAAGGAACCGTGCTGGGCGATCGCGTAACCTTGCACAGCGGCGCGGTCATCGGAGCTGACGGTTTCGGTTTCGCTCCGCAGCCGGACGGTTCCTACATCAAGATTCCCCAGATGGGAATCGTCGAGATCAGGGACGATGTCGAGATAGGGGCCAACAGTACCGTCGACAGGGCGACCATGGGCAGTACCGTCGTCGAAAAGGGAACCAAGATCGACAATCTCGTCCAGATAGGGCATAACTGCCGGATCGGGGAGTCCACGGTCATCGCCTCCCAGGCGGGTATTTCCGGCAGCGTGACGGTCGGGGCCCATTGCATGATCGGCGGTCAGGCCGGTTTTGCCGGGCACCTAACGCTTGCCGACCGAACGCATATCGCCGCAAGGGCAGGGGTTACCAAGTCCTTTCGGGAGCGAGGTCAGGCTATCGGCGGTTTTCCCGCACAGTCCCTTCGCAGCCAGTTCCGCCAGGAAGCTCTCGTGAGAAACCTCGGGAAGATGAGGGAAAAACTCGATGCGCTCGAAGCTGAACTGAGGTCGCTGAAGGGGGAGTAGAGAGCGGGCGGATAAAAGATCACATAAGACTCGCTCATTCGAGCGTGCTGTTGAGGTTCCAGTTGTAGGGTAGATAGTCGATTATCAGTTTGTGCGTGTTTTCCCTCAGGTATCCGGCCGTATCCCCGTCGAGATAGCGGAGGAGATAGCCGACGACTTCCGTTTTGTCCCGTCCGAAATCCCGTTCGTACCATTTGAAAATCTCGGAAAGGCGGACGGTTTGCCGTTCCCGGTCGATTTCGAGTCCTCTGCGATTGATGAAGCTGCGCGCGGCAATATCAAGTTGACGGTCGATGTGCCGTTCGTCGTAGAATTCGATCGGGGGGCAGGAACTCGATGCGCAGACCAGCGCGAAATGTATCCGGGGGTCGAAGGTTTCGACCATGAACCGCCGCCGTTTGTCGAACGCGCCGAACGGTTTCAGGAGGAAGGCCGGATGAGGGCGGTTGCCACGCAGGATTCCGTGTTCTATGTCGTCCGGACTGTAGGGCAGGCCGCCTATCTCGTAAACGATCCGCCCGAAAAAGTTGACGATCTCCAGCACCGAGCTCCTGATATCGAACTCGATGACGCCATGAATGATCAGTATGTTGTAAATGTTTATCCAGAAAGCTTTTCTCGCATCGTCGCTTTCGAGAGAAGCGGGATCGAAGGTGCGCAGCGAGGATGCGATCTCGAGATACTCGGCGAAACTTCGGGAGTGTTTCATCGTTTCGTAGTCGACCCGCCCGGCGCTCGTGTCGAAGAATGCGCCCTGCAGGGCACCAAGGAGGCTTTTCAGCCTGGCGCCGGTGTTCCGGTCCGTTCCGCTTGCGGCCGTCGTGCCTTCATTCAGGGTGGTTTGCAACGGAATGAGCTTGCGCAGCCGCTCCACGAGTGAGGGATCGGGTTTCTCCACGGGACGCCTCTGACGTTCGTTCTGTATGGCTGTGACGGCGTTGATGCAACCGATATGGCTGAATGCTTGCGGGAAGTTGCCGAGCATCATGTTTCGTTGCGCATCGAATTCCTCGGAAAAGAGCCCCAGGTGGTTTGTGGAACGCATGGTTTCCAGCAACAGTTCCTCGGCCTCGCGCAGCCTGCCGGAGCAGGCGAGGCATTCGACGAGCCAGAAGTTACAAAGGATAAACCCGCCCTCCTCTCCTTCCAGTCCGTCTTTGTTCAGGTATCTCCTCAGGAAGTTTCCGTGCATCAGTTCTTTCCTGCAGGCATCGATCGTTCCCTGTATTCTTTCGTCTTCGAAGGGCAGGAAGTCGACCAGAGGCAGAAGGAGAAGGCTGGCGTCGAGATCGCGGGAGCCATAGCGTTGCACGAAGGTGTTTTTTTTCGGGTCGTATCCTTTTGCGAGAATATCTTCCCGGATCGCCGAACGCTCCTCGATCCATCGCTGCACCGGGGCTTCGAAGCCGTAGCGTTTCGCGATGGCGATGCCCCGGTCGAGCGCTACCCAGCACATCACCTTGGAGTAGACGAAGTGGTATGGGCCGTTGCGGACCTCCCAGATGCCGTCGTCAGGTTTTTTCCAGTTTTTCATGGCCAGAGCGCAGACGTCGCGAAAGAAGGGCCAGAGCTCTTCATCTATCTTTCCGGCGTAGTCCGAGAGGCGGAGCGCTGTGTCCATGATCTCGCCGTAGATATCCCACTGGTTCTGGGTATGGGCGAGGTTGCCGATGCGTACCGGCCTGGAGTTCCTGTAGCCTTTCAGGTGTTCGAGCTCCTTTTCCCGCAGGAGCGATTCGCCTTCGAGCGAATACATGATCCGGAGGTTTTCTCCGCCATGCCGGCGGTAGACCGCATGGAGCCAGCGAATGAAGCTGTCCGCCTCCATGATGTAACCGAGGGAAAAAAATGCCTTGAGCGTGAACGAGGCGTCTCGCAGCCAGGTAAAGCGGTAATCCCAGTTTCTTTCGCCGCCGATTGATTCCGGGAGCGATGTGGTCGGCGCGGCCGCGATCGCTCCGGTCGGACTGAAGGTCAGCAGTTTCAGGGCGAGCAGTGAGCGGTTTATCGTTTCCCGGTGTTCTCCCGGTAACCTGCATTTGTCGCCGAGGCAGCCATGCAGCCAGTCTTTCCAGTAGTCGATATTTTTCTGCAGGTCGCAGATGACGTCAGGTCGTTCAGCGGACTTTCCGTACACCATGTTGAAGCGCGCGTTTTGTTCCGCTTCGAGCGTGAAGGAGAGGGTGGCGGTTCCACCTTCGTTTTCCAATACGCGATAATCGCCGAGCGAGTGGACGAGCCGCAACTGGTGCTCGTTGCCGGAGACGGTGATCGCTTTCGGTTCCAGAGAAAGATGCGGCGTTATCAGGGCGTAATCGGGCCTCGGCGAAAAGGTCAGGAGAAACTCGATCCTGCCGGAACGTACCGTGAGGCATCGGTGAATCCGGTGTTGCTCGACGGTGACGAGGTGTTCGGTTTCGACCGGCATGAAGTCGAAAAGCATGGCTTCGCCTCCGGCGGTAGTGAAGGTGCAGGCAAGAATGTTCGTGTCGGGCAGATATTCCTGCCGCGCGCAGAAAAGCGGTTTCGGCCGGATGCTGAAATATCCCCCTTTCTCGTCGTCGAGCAGGGCGGCGAATATCGTCGGCGAGTCCAGGAACGGCATGGAGCAGTAATCGATGGAGCCGTCGGTTGAAACCAGCGCCGCCGTGCGCATGTTGCCTATGATGCCGTAGTCGGATATGTCCCTGAACATGTGGCTGAAAAATTTTTCCGCCCTCGCCGAAATGATTTTCGGTTTTTTGGCGTCCAACAGGCGAAGTTCGTTTCCTGACCTGCGTGAAAAACCTCTCCCCAGTAATGTAAGAAAAGTGAGGCGGAGCATGAAAACATCATCCCTCCGTGACGATTCGCATGGATATGAAGCGTTATTTGCAATAACAAACAAGAAGGAAGAAACACTATGAGCACATCCCTGAGAAAATGGGCGACACCGTTGATTATCGCTGCCTTCATCGTTTCGGCATCGACCGGTCTGATGATTTTTTTCCATTTCGAGCCCGGTCTGGTGAAACCGGTGCATGAATGGATGAGCTGGCTGCTGGTCGTCGGCGCCGTTCTGCATACAGCCGCTAACGGCAAGGCGTTCGCCGGTTATCTCCGTCATGCAAGAGGGGTCGGTTTTGTCGTCGCCGGGGTTCTGGTTTCCCTGCTCTCCCTCTATCCCTGGGTCGATAAAATGGAGAATCCCATGAAAAAGGCCATCGTGATGATCGAGAGCGCTCCCCTGACGGCCGTTTCCGGGATTACCGGATCGAATTCCGGCGAACTGGTCGCAAGACTCGAAGCGGAAGGACTTCGTGTTCTGGACGCAAACGATTCAATCAGCGAAATAGCGAAACAGAACGGCCGTGAACCCAGAGCGCTCCTGGGTATCGTTTTCAGGTGACGCCGGGGTCCAGGGGTTCCATGCAAAGAAAAAGCTCCCTCTGAAAAAGGGAGCTTTTTCGGGTTCATGCGCCGGGAACCGGACTACATTCTCAGTTCACCGGTTTCAGCCTGCCGCTTGAGATCGTCGTTGGCGTAGATCAGCACTTCCACACGGCGGTTCAGACGGCGCCCGGATGCGGTTTCGTTTGAAGCGACCGGCCGTGTCTCGCCGTAACCGACGGGGGAGAGACGGTTGCCGGCGACCCCGTAAGCTCTGAGAAGCGACGCCACAGCTTCGGCTCTCTGTTCGGAAAGCCTCTGGTTGTATGCTTCGCTGCCTTCGGCGTCCGTATGCCCTTCGATGACGACATTCGTATCGTCATACTTGTTCATGATGTTGGCGAGTTTCTGGATGTTGTATCGGCTTGTCGAGGTTACGGTCGACGAGCCGGTAGTGAAGAGTATCCCTGTGTCGAAAACGACCCTGATGCCTTCTCCGACTCGTTCGACGGTTGCGCCGTCGACCTGGCTGTCGATTTCCTCCGCCTGTGCGTCCATGTAGTCGCC
It encodes the following:
- the lpxD gene encoding UDP-3-O-(3-hydroxymyristoyl)glucosamine N-acyltransferase yields the protein MRVHDIQAYLDRFFDRVELVGDGETEIGGPARIESATEGQVSFVANEKYIRFIGSTGASLLIVGETAPVGKYSDRLTFLKVKDPYTAFVFVLQLFSSHRVVAPPGIAPTAVIGKNVTLGGNLAIGEYAVIGDNCVIGDNTVVGAHTVLMDGVVTGCECVLFPGVVCYEGTVLGDRVTLHSGAVIGADGFGFAPQPDGSYIKIPQMGIVEIRDDVEIGANSTVDRATMGSTVVEKGTKIDNLVQIGHNCRIGESTVIASQAGISGSVTVGAHCMIGGQAGFAGHLTLADRTHIAARAGVTKSFRERGQAIGGFPAQSLRSQFRQEALVRNLGKMREKLDALEAELRSLKGE
- a CDS encoding OmpA family protein; the encoded protein is MTRLQQLTKPLALVLILAMTSLTWGCTTTSTGASRGAGIGAGAGAVLGGIIGSQTGSWGKGALLGAVIGGAAGALIGDYMDAQAEEIDSQVDGATVERVGEGIRVVFDTGILFTTGSSTVTSTSRYNIQKLANIMNKYDDTNVVIEGHTDAEGSEAYNQRLSEQRAEAVASLLRAYGVAGNRLSPVGYGETRPVASNETASGRRLNRRVEVLIYANDDLKRQAETGELRM
- a CDS encoding DUF4405 domain-containing protein yields the protein MSTSLRKWATPLIIAAFIVSASTGLMIFFHFEPGLVKPVHEWMSWLLVVGAVLHTAANGKAFAGYLRHARGVGFVVAGVLVSLLSLYPWVDKMENPMKKAIVMIESAPLTAVSGITGSNSGELVARLEAEGLRVLDANDSISEIAKQNGREPRALLGIVFR
- a CDS encoding glycoside hydrolase family 15 protein, producing the protein MDAKKPKIISARAEKFFSHMFRDISDYGIIGNMRTAALVSTDGSIDYCSMPFLDSPTIFAALLDDEKGGYFSIRPKPLFCARQEYLPDTNILACTFTTAGGEAMLFDFMPVETEHLVTVEQHRIHRCLTVRSGRIEFLLTFSPRPDYALITPHLSLEPKAITVSGNEHQLRLVHSLGDYRVLENEGGTATLSFTLEAEQNARFNMVYGKSAERPDVICDLQKNIDYWKDWLHGCLGDKCRLPGEHRETINRSLLALKLLTFSPTGAIAAAPTTSLPESIGGERNWDYRFTWLRDASFTLKAFFSLGYIMEADSFIRWLHAVYRRHGGENLRIMYSLEGESLLREKELEHLKGYRNSRPVRIGNLAHTQNQWDIYGEIMDTALRLSDYAGKIDEELWPFFRDVCALAMKNWKKPDDGIWEVRNGPYHFVYSKVMCWVALDRGIAIAKRYGFEAPVQRWIEERSAIREDILAKGYDPKKNTFVQRYGSRDLDASLLLLPLVDFLPFEDERIQGTIDACRKELMHGNFLRRYLNKDGLEGEEGGFILCNFWLVECLACSGRLREAEELLLETMRSTNHLGLFSEEFDAQRNMMLGNFPQAFSHIGCINAVTAIQNERQRRPVEKPDPSLVERLRKLIPLQTTLNEGTTAASGTDRNTGARLKSLLGALQGAFFDTSAGRVDYETMKHSRSFAEYLEIASSLRTFDPASLESDDARKAFWINIYNILIIHGVIEFDIRSSVLEIVNFFGRIVYEIGGLPYSPDDIEHGILRGNRPHPAFLLKPFGAFDKRRRFMVETFDPRIHFALVCASSSCPPIEFYDERHIDRQLDIAARSFINRRGLEIDRERQTVRLSEIFKWYERDFGRDKTEVVGYLLRYLDGDTAGYLRENTHKLIIDYLPYNWNLNSTLE